In one Gemmatimonadota bacterium genomic region, the following are encoded:
- the lon gene encoding endopeptidase La — protein sequence MAQRQTIPVLPLRGTVMFPGLTSPISAGRPGTLRAIESALKADRLVFAVAQRDNSDEPTADILYSMGVIARIGQIQRGLGGVQLLLQGEQRATALQYTTTEGFLSAVVVPAEEMNPVDENDAAFEALEKETRERAGELGEKRGLPEEVVHQVLESVTEPGRFADLVAGYIDLPVAEKQGLLETLSVEERLRRVLVQVQRQIEMLEAQEDIKSQVQEELGERQREMYLREQMKAIQKELGDGDSSKEVEELREKLSTLRLPKEGRAEVERELGRLERSGRESMEAQVIRTYLEWIAELPWNDRSNDDLDLKHATEVLDADHYGLQDVKDRVLEFLAVRQLRAQQLAEEVKETGAVPAEKLRVEKDEATPALGEEPEPEPITDEKEVKSRAMAKGPILLFVGPPGTGKTSIAKSIAHSLGREYVRIALGGARDEADIRGHRRTYVGAMPGRILQGMKQAGTRNPVFLLDEVDKLGVSYQGDPSSALLEVLDPAQNDSFTDHYLNIPFDLSEVLFIATANFIQNIPGPLLDRMEVVDFAGYTEREKAEIAKKYLLPKQLEESGLNDKGIEFTDDAVMSVVSNYTREAGVRQLERQIGAVARKLARKIASNDEVPKVVDADEVRTLLGRPKVHPEHIQPQNEVGVATGMYYTPMGGDIMFVEASIRRFYGNRSNDSVETAGPGGAVSLILTGQLGDVMKESARAAFTYATNNAARLGIPKDRLGSIEAHIHVPAGAIPKDGPSAGLAIATALVSEMSDRPVRRDVAMTGEITLRGRALPIGGLKEKVLGAHRAGIKHIILPKANEPDIEDIPEEVRSQLTFHPVETLTEVLQYALEPAMEEAPLSVAV from the coding sequence ATGGCACAACGTCAGACTATCCCTGTTCTTCCTTTGAGAGGAACGGTCATGTTCCCCGGCCTCACCTCGCCCATATCGGCAGGTCGCCCCGGAACCTTACGAGCAATCGAGTCAGCCCTCAAGGCCGACCGGCTCGTTTTCGCCGTCGCGCAGCGCGATAACAGCGACGAGCCGACGGCGGACATCCTTTACTCCATGGGCGTCATCGCCCGGATCGGGCAGATCCAGCGCGGCCTGGGCGGCGTCCAGCTCCTGCTCCAGGGCGAGCAACGCGCCACTGCCCTGCAATACACCACGACCGAGGGCTTCCTGAGCGCCGTGGTCGTTCCCGCCGAGGAGATGAACCCGGTCGATGAGAACGACGCCGCCTTCGAAGCGCTCGAAAAGGAGACGCGCGAGCGGGCCGGCGAGCTGGGAGAGAAGCGCGGCCTCCCCGAAGAGGTCGTCCATCAGGTCCTGGAATCGGTCACGGAGCCGGGCCGCTTTGCCGACCTCGTTGCCGGCTACATCGATCTGCCGGTGGCAGAAAAGCAGGGCCTTCTCGAGACACTGAGTGTCGAGGAGCGACTGCGCCGCGTGCTGGTTCAGGTGCAGCGCCAGATCGAGATGCTCGAGGCCCAGGAGGACATCAAGTCGCAGGTCCAGGAAGAACTGGGCGAGCGGCAGCGCGAGATGTATCTCCGCGAGCAGATGAAGGCGATCCAGAAAGAGCTGGGCGACGGAGACTCGTCCAAGGAAGTCGAGGAGCTGCGCGAGAAGCTTTCAACGCTGCGCCTTCCCAAGGAAGGCCGCGCGGAAGTCGAGCGCGAGCTGGGCAGATTGGAGCGGTCGGGCCGGGAGTCCATGGAGGCTCAGGTCATCCGCACCTACCTGGAATGGATCGCCGAGCTCCCCTGGAACGATCGTTCGAACGACGACCTCGATCTCAAGCATGCAACCGAGGTTCTGGATGCCGATCACTATGGACTGCAGGACGTGAAGGATCGCGTCCTCGAATTCCTGGCGGTTCGTCAGCTCAGGGCACAGCAGCTAGCCGAAGAGGTCAAGGAAACTGGGGCTGTACCCGCCGAGAAGCTTCGCGTCGAAAAGGACGAGGCCACCCCAGCGCTCGGCGAGGAGCCAGAGCCGGAGCCGATCACTGATGAGAAGGAGGTCAAATCTCGCGCGATGGCGAAGGGACCCATTCTTCTGTTCGTTGGACCGCCCGGTACGGGTAAGACGTCCATCGCGAAGTCTATCGCTCACTCGCTCGGCCGCGAGTATGTGCGCATCGCGTTGGGCGGTGCACGCGACGAGGCTGATATTCGCGGACACCGTCGCACCTACGTCGGAGCGATGCCGGGTCGAATTCTGCAGGGGATGAAGCAGGCTGGAACCAGGAATCCTGTCTTCCTGCTGGACGAGGTGGACAAGCTTGGCGTGTCGTATCAGGGCGATCCATCGTCGGCGTTGCTCGAGGTTCTCGATCCAGCGCAGAACGATTCGTTCACCGATCACTATCTCAACATTCCGTTCGATCTGAGCGAGGTGTTGTTCATCGCGACCGCGAACTTCATTCAGAACATTCCCGGTCCGCTGCTCGACCGCATGGAAGTCGTCGATTTTGCCGGCTACACCGAGCGCGAGAAGGCGGAGATCGCGAAAAAGTATCTGCTTCCCAAGCAGTTGGAGGAGAGCGGACTGAACGACAAGGGAATCGAGTTCACCGACGACGCGGTGATGTCGGTGGTGTCGAACTACACTCGCGAAGCTGGCGTGCGCCAGCTCGAGCGTCAGATCGGCGCGGTAGCACGGAAACTTGCGCGCAAGATCGCGAGCAACGACGAAGTGCCGAAGGTCGTCGATGCGGACGAGGTTCGCACGCTGCTCGGAAGACCGAAGGTGCATCCGGAGCACATTCAACCACAGAACGAGGTCGGTGTCGCGACGGGGATGTACTACACGCCAATGGGCGGCGACATCATGTTCGTCGAGGCGTCGATCCGCCGCTTCTACGGCAACCGCTCGAACGACAGCGTGGAGACTGCAGGACCGGGCGGCGCCGTGTCGCTCATCCTGACGGGCCAGCTGGGCGACGTCATGAAGGAGTCAGCGCGTGCAGCGTTCACGTACGCGACGAACAACGCGGCGCGACTTGGCATTCCGAAAGACAGACTCGGTTCCATCGAAGCGCACATCCACGTTCCCGCGGGAGCAATTCCAAAGGACGGACCGAGTGCCGGACTCGCGATTGCAACCGCGCTCGTGTCGGAGATGAGCGACCGTCCGGTTCGTCGCGATGTTGCGATGACGGGCGAGATTACACTGCGTGGTCGCGCGTTGCCGATCGGCGGTTTGAAGGAGAAGGTGCTCGGTGCTCACCGCGCCGGCATCAAGCACATCATTCTGCCCAAGGCAAACGAGCCCGACATCGAGGACATTCCCGAGGAAGTGAGGTCGCAGCTGACCTTCCATCCGGTGGAGACGCTGACCGAGGTGCTGCAATACGCGCTGGAGCCAGCGATGGAAGAGGCTCCATTATCGGTAGCTGTGTAG
- a CDS encoding alpha/beta hydrolase: MADKAGLIPGRIPPEKMFPAGDSRYSTSYHTLALKTGATTIRAIATGDASAAHVVVCVHGWACSVYSFRRLMPLLAAAGLRAIAIDLPGHGLSDKPGDARLYTLDAQVECVLSAMDSLGIRRAILVGHSMGGPICARAAVLAPDRVTALALLAPAGFGTEWELRILRTLTPRPVAPVLPWLLHRWMIAAVFSVVYGSLYRPTAHDIDEYWAPSQFPGFVRAMWDLLHTFEWSAGTDCGFGTISAPTAIMDGRSDNLVIRRWVRRYVEVLPHASLTVIDGCGHVVPEEAPDLVTQAIKGLIGYI, encoded by the coding sequence TTGGCAGATAAAGCTGGTCTGATCCCGGGGAGAATCCCGCCGGAGAAAATGTTTCCGGCGGGTGATTCACGCTACAGCACTTCGTACCACACGCTCGCACTGAAGACCGGGGCGACGACGATTCGTGCGATCGCGACCGGCGACGCGAGCGCCGCCCATGTGGTGGTGTGCGTGCATGGATGGGCATGCTCGGTCTATTCGTTTCGCAGGTTGATGCCGTTGCTGGCTGCTGCGGGATTGCGCGCGATTGCGATCGATCTGCCCGGTCACGGCTTATCCGACAAGCCTGGCGACGCGCGTCTCTACACACTCGATGCGCAGGTCGAATGCGTCCTTTCGGCGATGGATTCGCTCGGGATCCGGCGCGCAATACTTGTCGGGCATTCGATGGGTGGCCCGATCTGCGCGCGAGCGGCGGTGCTCGCACCAGACCGCGTCACGGCCCTCGCGCTTCTGGCGCCGGCCGGATTCGGCACGGAGTGGGAGCTCAGGATTCTTCGCACACTCACACCGCGCCCGGTCGCGCCGGTCCTGCCGTGGCTGCTGCACAGATGGATGATCGCGGCCGTCTTCAGCGTGGTCTACGGGAGTCTGTATCGTCCCACCGCACACGATATCGATGAGTACTGGGCGCCGAGCCAGTTCCCCGGGTTCGTGCGGGCCATGTGGGACCTGCTGCACACTTTCGAGTGGAGTGCTGGAACGGACTGTGGCTTTGGAACCATTTCTGCACCGACGGCGATAATGGATGGCCGGAGCGACAATCTTGTGATCCGGAGATGGGTACGACGGTACGTTGAGGTGCTGCCGCACGCCTCTCTTACCGTGATCGATGGCTGCGGCCATGTGGTGCCAGAGGAGGCCCCGGACCTGGTAACTCAAGCAATCAAGGGGTTAATTGGTTATATTTAG
- a CDS encoding putative glycoside hydrolase, with protein MIADRRRGAVLSLNARTGIGLIAGFALALVAACGEPAQSATTGKSVSASASATRTHDAGVSKDSVPRPDTVPTPVTYVAHPDTLRGLYVNRWAALGNSMWKLIDIAKRTEVNALVIDVKDDRGLVLYKSRVPLAQKIGADTNRPMSQRRLAALFDSLRANNIYPIARIVVAKDPLLAGRKLEWAIKRRADGKPWLDKNGHPWLDPTQPAVWQYAIDLAREAHDIGFSEVQFDYVRFPDDDRMVREASFPLAHGRTRAQVIHDQLGVVRDSLKSDNMPMTIDVFGLTATDTTDMGIGQRWEMFIDRADVVLPMVYPSHFAPGTYGLASPNAHPYATIDRVLKDMKRRTAGLKNAAAIVPWYQDFTLGPPAYGASQVRAQIKAGYDNGFDSWILWNPGSKYHTDALEGR; from the coding sequence GTGATAGCTGACCGGCGCCGCGGCGCCGTTCTCTCATTGAATGCGCGGACGGGAATTGGCTTGATCGCTGGATTTGCGTTGGCATTGGTCGCCGCCTGCGGCGAGCCGGCGCAATCCGCAACTACCGGTAAATCCGTCTCTGCGTCCGCATCTGCAACTCGCACGCACGACGCCGGTGTCTCGAAGGATTCGGTGCCGCGTCCTGACACTGTTCCAACACCCGTCACGTACGTGGCGCATCCCGATACACTGCGCGGGCTGTACGTCAATCGATGGGCAGCGCTCGGCAACAGCATGTGGAAGTTGATCGACATCGCGAAGCGCACCGAGGTCAACGCGCTCGTCATAGATGTGAAGGATGATCGAGGCCTGGTGCTGTACAAATCGCGCGTACCACTCGCGCAGAAGATCGGCGCGGACACCAACCGGCCCATGTCACAGCGACGCCTGGCTGCGCTGTTCGACTCGCTGCGGGCGAACAACATATATCCGATCGCGCGCATAGTGGTTGCGAAGGATCCGCTGCTGGCTGGGCGGAAGCTCGAGTGGGCGATAAAGCGTCGCGCGGACGGCAAGCCGTGGCTCGACAAGAACGGACATCCGTGGCTGGATCCGACACAGCCTGCTGTGTGGCAATACGCGATCGACCTCGCGCGCGAAGCGCACGACATCGGTTTCAGTGAAGTGCAGTTCGATTATGTACGCTTTCCGGATGACGATCGCATGGTGCGCGAGGCGTCCTTCCCGCTCGCGCACGGCCGAACGCGTGCGCAGGTGATTCATGATCAGCTCGGCGTCGTGCGCGATTCGCTCAAGTCCGATAACATGCCGATGACCATCGACGTCTTCGGACTTACCGCGACCGACACGACCGACATGGGAATCGGACAGCGCTGGGAGATGTTCATCGATCGCGCTGACGTCGTGCTTCCCATGGTCTATCCATCACACTTCGCGCCCGGTACGTACGGACTTGCCAGCCCGAACGCGCACCCGTACGCGACTATCGATCGCGTGCTAAAGGACATGAAGCGACGAACGGCTGGATTGAAGAACGCAGCCGCCATAGTGCCATGGTATCAGGACTTTACGCTGGGGCCGCCCGCGTATGGCGCGTCACAGGTCAGAGCACAGATCAAGGCCGGTTACGACAATGGATTCGATAGCTGGATCCTCTGGAATCCCGGCAGCAAGTACCATACGGACGCCTTGGAGGGCCGGTAG
- a CDS encoding serine/threonine-protein kinase, whose amino-acid sequence MTEPESLPNRPDDALRAQLGRVLEANYELDREIGRGGMGIVYRARDRRLKRLVAVKVLPPELAYRADIRSRFLREAETSAQLSHPSIVPIYTVEEADNLVFFIMGYVDGDTIAQRLRQRGPMAAEEARRILCEVADALAYANARNVVHRDIKPDNILLDSDSGRALVTDFGIARAVSEGNDTRLTTTGLAIGTPAYMSPEQCAGDRGVDGRSDIYSLGVVGYQMLSGDLPFVASNTPGMFVKHLTEQPRPINERVQGLPEDLGAIIMRCLAKEPSDRFPTATALVDALNGRTQTLGVPSNSPYQPRPAAEPIRTQQMSRPQTPVRPTYNPSRAVELARWEAEPVRAYRKKVITWLAVSAAFIPLGIFGDHSFFFIDAIWGATIAVGYSKLWNRGYDWRDVFRQPRDALFADVVNERIDDARALFDPQKREVARERLRARMRDGSGLTSFSPMPSGLAPGSMQGMTGFHTTISADVVERYPIVQEAAVARADIQRMMNGLSDEERKLVPDVASSADSLYVRIEQLVSAIDNMDRANVPGMGDAIEREISELEAEANPLEEEASEGRVRRLVQLRRQRVSLREMRNRRAAADNKLNRAISAMRQLRMDVGRLSTGTRSYDSVTQVAEQAVAIGKEVDAVLYAQDEMARVLRRDS is encoded by the coding sequence ATGACCGAGCCCGAAAGTCTGCCAAACCGGCCTGACGATGCGCTACGCGCACAGTTGGGTCGTGTGCTCGAGGCCAACTACGAGCTCGATCGGGAGATCGGCCGGGGAGGCATGGGCATTGTTTACCGTGCTCGCGATCGCCGACTCAAGCGTCTCGTTGCCGTAAAGGTCCTTCCGCCCGAGCTCGCGTATCGCGCGGATATCCGTTCGCGCTTTCTGCGCGAGGCGGAAACATCTGCACAACTGAGCCACCCGTCGATCGTTCCCATTTACACGGTTGAAGAAGCCGACAATCTCGTCTTCTTCATCATGGGATACGTCGACGGGGACACGATCGCGCAACGCCTGCGGCAGCGCGGCCCGATGGCTGCGGAAGAAGCGCGTCGTATCCTGTGTGAAGTCGCCGATGCGCTCGCATACGCGAACGCGCGCAATGTAGTACACCGCGACATCAAGCCGGACAACATCCTGCTCGATTCCGATAGCGGCCGCGCACTGGTGACGGATTTCGGAATCGCGCGCGCGGTGAGCGAGGGCAATGATACACGTCTGACCACGACCGGTCTCGCGATCGGAACGCCGGCATACATGTCGCCGGAGCAGTGCGCGGGCGATCGCGGCGTAGATGGGCGTAGCGACATCTATTCGTTGGGCGTTGTTGGTTACCAGATGCTGTCGGGCGATCTTCCGTTCGTCGCATCGAATACGCCCGGCATGTTCGTGAAGCATCTCACGGAACAACCGCGTCCAATCAACGAGCGGGTGCAGGGCCTGCCCGAAGACCTCGGCGCAATCATCATGCGTTGCCTGGCAAAGGAGCCGAGTGATCGGTTTCCGACAGCGACAGCGCTGGTGGATGCGCTCAACGGCCGGACGCAGACGCTCGGTGTTCCGTCCAATTCGCCATACCAGCCGCGGCCTGCGGCGGAGCCGATCCGCACGCAGCAGATGAGCCGCCCGCAAACACCGGTTCGGCCGACCTACAATCCTTCGCGTGCCGTCGAGTTGGCGCGCTGGGAAGCGGAGCCGGTTCGTGCGTATCGCAAGAAAGTCATAACATGGCTCGCCGTCAGCGCCGCGTTCATACCGCTCGGCATTTTCGGTGACCATTCGTTCTTCTTCATCGATGCCATCTGGGGTGCGACGATAGCAGTCGGCTACTCCAAGCTGTGGAATCGCGGCTATGATTGGCGCGACGTGTTTCGCCAGCCGCGCGATGCGCTCTTCGCCGACGTGGTGAACGAACGGATCGACGATGCGCGTGCGCTGTTCGATCCGCAGAAGCGCGAGGTCGCGCGTGAGCGACTGCGCGCACGCATGCGCGACGGAAGTGGTCTCACCTCATTTTCACCGATGCCGTCCGGACTTGCACCTGGCTCGATGCAGGGAATGACCGGATTTCATACCACTATCTCTGCAGACGTCGTCGAGCGCTACCCGATCGTGCAGGAAGCAGCGGTTGCACGCGCAGATATTCAGCGAATGATGAACGGGTTGTCGGATGAAGAGCGCAAACTCGTTCCGGACGTTGCGTCATCCGCGGATTCGCTGTACGTCCGCATCGAGCAGCTGGTATCCGCGATCGACAACATGGACCGCGCGAACGTGCCGGGAATGGGCGATGCGATAGAGCGCGAGATCAGCGAGCTGGAAGCAGAGGCAAATCCGCTGGAAGAAGAGGCGAGCGAGGGGCGCGTGCGCAGGCTGGTACAGCTTCGTCGCCAGCGTGTGTCTCTGCGCGAGATGCGCAATCGGCGTGCGGCGGCGGACAACAAGCTGAATCGCGCGATCAGCGCGATGCGGCAGCTTCGCATGGATGTCGGCCGTCTCTCGACTGGTACGCGCTCATACGACAGCGTTACGCAGGTTGCGGAACAGGCGGTCGCGATCGGAAAGGAAGTGGATGCCGTGCTGTACGCGCAGGACGAGATGGCGAGAGTCCTCAGGCGTGATAGCTGA
- a CDS encoding cation diffusion facilitator family transporter: MGTAQHTHDQYDSGHTHGHGHGHGDHEHSHGVVDPSIASSERGLWAVKWSGILLLAISVVELAVVAMSHSTALLADMIHNFGDFATVVPLWVAFALMRREPGRGFSFGYGRVEDLAGVLVVAVLFMNALFAGYETISRIVNPQPIGHLAIVAIASIVSFVGNESVAIIRIKVGREIASAALIADGHHARADGWTALAVLAGATGVYLGFPIADPIAGVVITIAIFGIVWTSAKTIFTRILDGVDPETLDQLRAAALEVSGVKDITDLRARWMGHQLYAEASVVVASSLSVGEAHTIAAAVEHQLVHHVPHVSNALIHVCPAGNVGAEFHAVDPECGDCDKTEQPDLAIATHSAPVPRA, encoded by the coding sequence ATGGGAACGGCCCAGCACACGCACGATCAGTACGATAGCGGCCACACGCATGGCCACGGCCACGGCCACGGCGACCATGAGCACTCCCACGGGGTCGTGGATCCGTCCATTGCCAGCTCGGAGCGTGGGTTGTGGGCGGTCAAGTGGTCCGGGATTCTCCTGCTGGCCATCAGCGTCGTGGAGCTCGCCGTAGTCGCGATGTCGCATAGTACCGCGTTGCTCGCCGACATGATCCACAATTTCGGCGACTTCGCGACCGTGGTCCCGCTCTGGGTCGCGTTCGCGCTGATGCGTCGAGAGCCGGGCCGGGGGTTCTCGTTCGGCTACGGACGTGTGGAGGACCTGGCCGGTGTGCTCGTGGTGGCGGTGCTGTTCATGAATGCGTTGTTCGCGGGTTACGAGACGATCTCCCGCATCGTGAATCCGCAACCCATCGGTCACCTGGCAATCGTGGCTATCGCGTCGATCGTGAGCTTCGTCGGTAATGAGAGCGTCGCGATAATTCGGATAAAGGTCGGCCGCGAGATCGCAAGCGCCGCACTCATTGCCGACGGCCATCACGCCCGCGCTGATGGCTGGACGGCGCTTGCCGTCCTCGCCGGTGCGACTGGCGTTTATCTAGGATTCCCGATCGCCGATCCAATTGCAGGCGTCGTGATCACCATCGCCATTTTTGGAATTGTGTGGACGAGTGCCAAGACGATCTTCACGCGCATACTCGACGGTGTCGATCCCGAGACGCTGGACCAGCTTCGCGCCGCGGCTCTGGAAGTGAGCGGAGTGAAGGACATCACCGATCTGCGTGCGCGATGGATGGGGCATCAGCTGTATGCGGAAGCGAGCGTCGTCGTTGCGTCATCGTTGAGCGTGGGCGAGGCACATACCATTGCCGCCGCGGTCGAGCATCAGCTCGTTCATCACGTGCCACATGTGAGTAACGCTCTGATTCACGTCTGTCCGGCAGGGAATGTGGGGGCGGAGTTTCACGCGGTCGATCCGGAATGTGGAGATTGCGACAAGACCGAGCAGCCTGATCTGGCAATCGCGACACACTCGGCCCCGGTTCCGCGGGCGTAA
- a CDS encoding DEAD/DEAH box helicase has product MSLENTLEETALTFADLGLNPDVLQAVQDAGYVHPTPIQAQAIPLALEGRDLIGLAQTGTGKTAAFALPILNQLTGGPHRARALILTPTRELCVQVEENFRKYAERSGLKTLAVYGGVALEPQTKALRKGIDIVIATPGRLLDHIERQNVVFDDLEILVLDEADRMLDMGFAPQINRVVAEIPKYRQTMLFSATMPPEVEALSRKYLRKPHVVQVGRRSMAATGVTHAVYPVPRIRKTQLLTELLKNKEMDSVLIFTRTKHGADRVVRDLRQAGIQATAMHGDKTQKERTRALDDFKDGTMRVLVATDVAQRGLDVTGITHVINFDVPQEPEDYVHRIGRTGRAESSGDAYTLMSPDEIAMVRTIERVIGQEIPRISVPGYDFGTTAA; this is encoded by the coding sequence ATGAGTTTAGAGAACACGTTGGAGGAGACCGCCCTCACATTCGCGGACCTCGGGTTGAACCCCGATGTTCTGCAAGCGGTTCAGGACGCTGGATATGTACATCCGACACCAATCCAGGCCCAGGCAATCCCGCTGGCGCTAGAAGGCAGAGATCTCATAGGCCTCGCCCAGACGGGAACAGGGAAGACCGCGGCATTCGCGCTCCCAATTTTGAATCAGCTGACGGGTGGGCCACATCGAGCCAGGGCGCTGATTCTGACGCCGACCCGCGAGCTGTGCGTGCAGGTGGAAGAGAACTTCCGGAAGTACGCTGAGCGCTCGGGCCTCAAGACGCTGGCTGTTTATGGTGGCGTGGCGCTCGAGCCGCAGACCAAGGCGTTGAGGAAGGGCATCGACATAGTGATCGCGACGCCGGGCCGACTGCTCGACCACATCGAGCGCCAGAACGTCGTATTCGACGATCTCGAGATTCTGGTGCTGGACGAAGCGGATCGCATGCTCGACATGGGTTTTGCTCCGCAGATCAACCGGGTCGTCGCCGAGATCCCGAAGTACCGTCAGACGATGCTATTCAGCGCGACGATGCCGCCTGAGGTCGAAGCGCTTTCGCGGAAGTATTTGCGGAAGCCGCATGTGGTCCAGGTTGGACGGCGCTCGATGGCCGCGACCGGCGTCACGCACGCGGTCTATCCCGTTCCGCGCATCCGGAAGACTCAGCTGTTGACCGAGCTGCTCAAGAACAAGGAGATGGACTCGGTTCTGATCTTCACGCGCACCAAGCATGGCGCCGACCGCGTCGTGCGGGATCTGCGCCAGGCCGGAATTCAGGCCACCGCGATGCACGGTGACAAGACGCAGAAGGAACGCACGCGTGCGCTGGACGACTTCAAGGACGGTACGATGCGCGTTCTGGTCGCGACCGACGTGGCACAGCGCGGCCTGGACGTGACGGGCATCACTCACGTGATCAACTTCGACGTTCCGCAGGAGCCCGAGGATTACGTGCACCGCATCGGTCGTACAGGCCGCGCCGAGTCGAGTGGCGATGCTTATACGCTGATGTCACCGGACGAGATTGCGATGGTTCGGACCATCGAGCGCGTGATCGGCCAGGAAATCCCGCGCATCTCCGTTCCCGGCTACGATTTCGGTACCACCGCCGCGTAG
- a CDS encoding AarF/UbiB family protein, translating to MRTLYVLSRVLPFILSFRRDVRRWIVIGLPAKRSKSFHARRAERLVATIAKLGPSFVKIGQIFAGRADLLPEPYLSAVSTLTDRVPPVPVEQIEQVILESYGRPVTDIFTDWHRVPLASASLGQVHRARYLGVDVVVKVLRPRIERTVASDVKASDFILRCAERFFPNPHVLGLRAILAEFARRIGDEMDFRKEGEYAERIRTNFAFNPKVAVPIVFAEMTRQRALVLEYMAGTRIDALAPLIASGKVDTEYLVRTVMELYVQMMLVDGFFHADPHPGNLLWGDDGRIVLLDFGLVVDVPQSTRLALVRTVFAAIKKDASGVVDGFYALGLVQEGVDRHVIVRLVETLLGVAFERTTAQERIEFVERELLADQVLETLYDFPVILPPDMVYFARTAALIEGLGARYDARFNALLVVAPIALKMRREILTSLGEMDRLEARDPVQVFSGFLRAAGGIVSRAARELSMVAIEAISTIQPSQEIRSAQSRSASTRQITSGAVNTVARVDEPGSGESRT from the coding sequence ATGCGCACGCTGTACGTGCTCTCGCGCGTGCTTCCATTCATCCTCTCGTTCCGGCGCGATGTGCGGCGCTGGATCGTGATCGGCCTGCCGGCGAAGCGCAGCAAGTCGTTTCATGCGCGCCGCGCGGAACGCCTCGTCGCGACGATTGCGAAACTCGGGCCCAGCTTCGTCAAGATCGGCCAGATCTTCGCCGGTCGCGCGGATCTCCTGCCCGAGCCCTATCTGAGCGCTGTCAGTACGCTAACCGACCGCGTTCCGCCCGTCCCGGTCGAGCAGATAGAGCAGGTAATTCTCGAAAGCTATGGGCGTCCGGTAACCGATATCTTCACCGACTGGCATCGCGTTCCGCTCGCCTCGGCATCGCTCGGCCAGGTTCATCGGGCGCGCTATCTCGGCGTCGACGTTGTCGTGAAGGTGTTGCGTCCGCGCATCGAACGAACCGTCGCGTCCGACGTCAAGGCGTCCGACTTCATCCTTCGATGCGCGGAGCGCTTCTTCCCCAATCCTCACGTGCTCGGGCTGCGCGCCATACTCGCGGAATTTGCGCGCAGAATCGGTGACGAGATGGACTTCCGCAAGGAAGGCGAATACGCCGAGCGCATTCGCACCAACTTCGCGTTCAATCCCAAGGTCGCCGTGCCGATCGTGTTCGCCGAGATGACGCGGCAACGCGCCCTCGTGCTCGAGTACATGGCCGGAACGCGCATCGACGCACTTGCACCGCTGATCGCGAGCGGCAAGGTAGATACCGAGTATCTGGTGCGCACGGTGATGGAGCTGTACGTGCAGATGATGCTGGTCGATGGCTTCTTTCACGCGGATCCGCACCCGGGAAATCTTCTGTGGGGCGACGACGGACGCATCGTCCTGCTCGACTTCGGACTCGTCGTCGACGTTCCGCAATCGACGCGCCTCGCGCTGGTGCGCACCGTCTTCGCCGCGATCAAGAAGGACGCGTCAGGCGTCGTCGATGGGTTCTACGCACTCGGCCTGGTACAGGAAGGTGTTGACAGGCACGTCATCGTGCGACTCGTGGAAACCCTGCTCGGCGTCGCGTTCGAGCGCACCACCGCACAGGAGCGGATCGAGTTCGTCGAGCGTGAGCTGCTGGCGGATCAGGTGCTCGAAACGCTGTACGACTTCCCCGTGATTCTCCCGCCCGACATGGTGTACTTCGCGCGCACTGCTGCGCTCATCGAAGGACTCGGCGCTCGCTACGATGCGCGCTTCAATGCGCTGCTGGTTGTCGCACCAATCGCCCTCAAGATGCGTCGCGAGATCCTGACATCGCTCGGTGAGATGGATCGCCTGGAAGCGAGAGATCCCGTTCAGGTCTTCTCGGGATTCCTGCGGGCTGCCGGTGGAATCGTATCGAGAGCCGCGCGCGAGCTCAGCATGGTTGCAATCGAAGCGATAAGCACGATCCAGCCGAGCCAGGAAATCCGCTCCGCCCAGTCGAGATCGGCGAGTACGCGCCAGATAACGAGCGGTGCCGTGAATACGGTTGCGAGAGTGGACGAGCCGGGGTCCGGAGAGTCTCGTACGTAA
- a CDS encoding GspH/FimT family pseudopilin has product MRRLSYCTHHSHRASSRRFGFTILELLLVVTIIGVLTGVAIPRTRYALDRIAVSNSASDATALLELARHLAMTRGERLSVDIDSAPARLTLRAGVDTIRRRDEKAIHGVRFAPSRSPVVFSQLGIGLGVSNLTLVVTRGSAAETVTVSRLGRVRR; this is encoded by the coding sequence ATGCGCCGTTTATCATACTGCACGCATCATTCCCACCGAGCGTCGAGCCGGAGATTCGGATTTACGATTCTCGAGCTGCTTCTGGTGGTGACGATTATAGGCGTTCTTACGGGTGTCGCAATACCGAGAACGCGTTACGCACTCGACCGGATCGCCGTGAGCAATTCTGCATCCGACGCCACCGCCCTTCTGGAGCTGGCTCGACACCTCGCCATGACACGCGGCGAACGCTTGAGTGTGGACATCGATTCAGCCCCAGCGCGGCTCACGTTGAGGGCAGGCGTGGACACGATTCGAAGACGCGATGAAAAGGCCATACACGGCGTTCGGTTCGCGCCAAGCCGTTCGCCCGTGGTTTTTTCACAGCTCGGGATAGGATTGGGTGTGTCGAATCTCACCCTCGTCGTCACCCGCGGCTCGGCCGCGGAAACGGTGACCGTCTCGAGACTCGGACGGGTACGACGATGA